In Herpetosiphonaceae bacterium, the genomic stretch CGACAAGCGCGAACGGCGGGAACTGCGGCGCCTCAAGGAGGGGCGTGGCCGCTGAGCCATGCTATAATTTGGGGTTCTCAGACGCCGCTCCGGGCGCTCCTGAGGTCAGCCGCGAGTCCAATTACGAGGTAAAGCTTGGCCAGTCACGCTTCTGCGCTGAAAGCGCACCGTCAGAACATCGTCCGCCGCGAGCGGAACCGTCAGATGCGCACCCGCCTTCGCGGCGCGCTGCGCTCGATTCGCACCGCCATCGACGCCGGCGATCCGGCGCAGGTGAAGGACGCGCTGCGCCAGACGATCTCGCTGGTCGACAAGATGGCGTCGAAGGGCGTGATCCACAAGAACAACGCTGCTCGCCGGAAGAGCCGCCTGATGGCGAAGTTCAACAAGGCCAACGCTTCGGCCTAGAGGGAACAAAGAACAAAGAACAAGGGAAAAA encodes the following:
- the rpsT gene encoding 30S ribosomal protein S20, with translation MASHASALKAHRQNIVRRERNRQMRTRLRGALRSIRTAIDAGDPAQVKDALRQTISLVDKMASKGVIHKNNAARRKSRLMAKFNKANASA